From the genome of Treponema denticola:
CATGCTGAATTTGTCCACCCTTTCCTGCACCTAAATCAATACCCCAGTTTACAGAGGCACTTGCTGTAACTTCAGGTGTAAGCTGGGCAAAAGCAACTCCGCCCACAAGAGCCAAAATCATCAAAATTGACAGAATTTTTTTCATAAAAAATTCCTCCTTGTTATTTGTTTGAGACGATTATAACATACCAAAATACAGTTGTCAAGCAAACTTGCAAAAAAGTTACATAAAATTTGCATTTTTTTTAAAATTTTATGGGGCTATGGACGGTGCGGGTAAATTCGTTTCAGGAAACGTAAAATATAGAAATCTTTATAATGTCAATAAACGTCTATAAATCTATTATAATACTCGGCAGTTTATTTCTTTAAACTGAGATAACTGCCGATCATTGGTCAAAAATAAATCACAATCATAAACTAAAGAAGTCTCTTGCGCTGCCAAAGTATTCAGGATTTTTCTCAAGATAATATATAAAAGGAGCCGTATCTATAAAAACTCTATTAAATTCTATCATTTTTTCGCAATTCATCTAAATATTTATCTGCGGCTTTTCCTCTCAATGTAGGAATTACAAACGAATTTAAGTCTATTTTATTTACATTGCTGCAAGAATGGGGATAATCTAAAACTCGGATAAGGACCTCTCTTCCCTCGCAGTTTTTGAGCTCCGATTTTTCTAAAACAATAGTATGTCCTTTCACAATGCCTTTAAGCTCTATCATTTTGCAAAACCTCCTAAAATTACTATAAGTTATTTTATCTCCTTTGTAAAGTGAAAATATTGACTTTTTTCTTAAATAATAGTAGAATGAGTCTATGATATTTCCATTAGAAGAACTCATCGAGTTTGATGACAATATTTACGAGATTACATGCGCATCGACAAGAAGGGCCTATCAGCTGGCTAAAATCCAAGAGCCTAATGCCGAAAAAAGCGGAGACAAGGTTGTTTCAGCCGGAGCAAAGCAAATTTTTACCGGTGAAGTAAACTATCAGATAGAGCGTCATCCCGAATTCAACTAAAATTTCTGCTTCAAAAGTTTGCGTGGTTCCCGTATTGATTTTTTTCCGAGCGACGGCTTCGGGAAAGACAAGCTTAGCTTCCGAAATATTTTCTTATAAACATTCAAAAGATTTCTCAAAAGAGGGCGGAATTTCGGCTCTTTCAGCTTGTGCCGAAATTATAAGCGCCGACTCGGTTCAGGTGTATAAACACCTGCATATCGGTTCGGCTTCTCCTTCCAAAGAAGAATTAGAAGACCTACCACATCATTTAATCGCTATAAAAGAGCCTTCCGAAGAATTTTCGGCAGCCGATTTTGTAAAAGAAGCAGATAAACTTTGTCCCGAAATATATAAGCGGGGAAAACTTCCGGTCTTGATGGGAGGGACGGCTTTTTTCTTAAAGAATTTTCTATACGGCCTCCCCGTTACGCCCACAGCCGACCCTAAAATCCGTGAGCATTTTCAAAAACGGGCAAAGGAAGAAGGGGCCGGCGTTCTTTTAGAAGAGCTAAAAAAAATAGACCCCGAGACGGCAAAGAGGCTCCATGTTCATGATGAATACAGAATAATAAGGGCTCACGAAGTTTTTGCTGCTTCAGGGAAGCCTTTAAGCTCTTTTGCCCTCCCCGAAAATCCAAGAGAAGAATACGAGTTTTTTATCTTAAGCATCGAAAGAACCCGCTCTCTCTTATACGAAAGAATCGAAAAGAGGGGCGATGCTATGTTTGCCGAGGGCCTATATGATGAAGTAAAAAAGCTTTATGAGATGGGCTATACAAGCGAAAGCCCCGGACTTAAAGCCATAGGCTACAGGGAATTTTTTGATGAAAATAAGCGTTTAAAACCGGAATCGGACTTGGAGGAAATCTCGGCCCTTATAAAACGAAATACCAAACACTACGCCAAGCGTCAAGAAACCTTTTTTAAAACAATCCCCGATGTTCACCGTTATTTTATAGAAGATAAGGCCGAAATATTAAGGCTTTATAATGATATTTGCGGGTTTTATAAGAAAGTTTTCTGACAGGCTCTGGATTGAATCTATCCACTTTTGCGGAGTCATAGTAAATCTGTTAAGTCCTGATTCATTTCTAAACGAGTCGAATTGCACACGGTTAAAATTTTCGTTATTAAGAGCTTCCCATAATCCTATAAATTCCAATGTATTTCTATTTCTCATCCAGTTTTGAATAACAGGATACTCATAGAGATTAAAAAACTTGGGAAAAACTTATTGAACTTCCCCTTCCTCGCCTTCTGTTTCTTCTTCCGGAGGAGGCGTCTTTTCCTTTACAGGCATGGGCGGTTTCTTTTTTACAGCAAACCGACTCGGTTTTTTCTTATAGCTCATTACATAAAAAATAAAACTTAAAATAAGACCGCAAACAATGGTTACACCGATCACTATGGGGGAAAGTAAAACATTTTTTATAACATAAAAAAAATCGGGCGAATTCATATCTTTTTTATCGGAAAAACATATAAAAACTTTTAGCGGCTTCTCCTTTTTGCTGCTTGTCAAAATGGGAGATTCTTAACCTTATCAATAAACCATTACCCTTATTTTCTCTATATTTTTAAGGGAATATTTAAAAATTTATGGGAATTACTTTAATCTATAATAGCAAATGTTTTTTCCGGAGCCTTCTTTTTTCAATTCGCCGGCTGATACTAATTTTCTGAGCCCTCCCTCGATAGAACTTATACTCAGTGAAGGACAAAGCTCACGGATATCCTGCTTAGTAAATCGGCCAATCTTATTTAGAGCGGCACGCCTTACAGTTTCAAGAGCAGGAAGTTTTATTTCTACTAAAGCAAAGCGGTCTGCAAAATCTCTATAGGCCGCAAGAACCGTTCCAAGCAAGTACTTGATAAAAGGAACAACATCTTCTTCGCCTTCATGCCAACCAATCTGAGACCTGCCAAGTGCGTCATAATATAAATCCTTGTTTTTTGCAATTTTTGCTTCCAAAGAGATATATTTTCCTACATAAAAGCCGTTTCTGTATAACAGAAGAGTTGTCAGCAGACGGCTCATTCTTCCGTTCCCATCGTTAAAAGGATGTATGCAGAGAAAATCATGAATAAAAACAGGAATTGCTATTAAGGGCTCCACTTCCATATTTCCAATTACTCGGTTATATTCTTCACAAATTTTATCCAATGCCTCCGGTGTCTCAAAGGGAGCAAGCGGCGTAAATAATGTTTCCGCATGATTATCCGAGTATGTAACAGTGATATAATTCTGTACACTTTTTATTCTGCCTGCCATTGGATTGTTCATATGACTATACAGAATCTTATGGAGCTGCAGAATATAATTTCGGGAAAGAGGAATCGCATCAAAACTCTCGTGAATTATATTTAATACATCACGGTAACCCGCAATTTCTTGCTCATCACGATTTTTAGGTGTTGTTTTCTCTTTTACCAACTGTTTGATACGGGTACTTGTTGTTACAATAC
Proteins encoded in this window:
- a CDS encoding DNA-directed RNA polymerase subunit omega; the protein is MIFPLEELIEFDDNIYEITCASTRRAYQLAKIQEPNAEKSGDKVVSAGAKQIFTGEVNYQIERHPEFN
- the miaA gene encoding tRNA (adenosine(37)-N6)-dimethylallyltransferase MiaA, which translates into the protein MVPVLIFFRATASGKTSLASEIFSYKHSKDFSKEGGISALSACAEIISADSVQVYKHLHIGSASPSKEELEDLPHHLIAIKEPSEEFSAADFVKEADKLCPEIYKRGKLPVLMGGTAFFLKNFLYGLPVTPTADPKIREHFQKRAKEEGAGVLLEELKKIDPETAKRLHVHDEYRIIRAHEVFAASGKPLSSFALPENPREEYEFFILSIERTRSLLYERIEKRGDAMFAEGLYDEVKKLYEMGYTSESPGLKAIGYREFFDENKRLKPESDLEEISALIKRNTKHYAKRQETFFKTIPDVHRYFIEDKAEILRLYNDICGFYKKVF
- a CDS encoding Fic family protein; its protein translation is MRRFNYYEIKNQKWDSSTLGLIAAIYKEAGKQEMYLKQRPEELEKLVEIAKIQSTEASNAIEGIVTTSTRIKQLVKEKTTPKNRDEQEIAGYRDVLNIIHESFDAIPLSRNYILQLHKILYSHMNNPMAGRIKSVQNYITVTYSDNHAETLFTPLAPFETPEALDKICEEYNRVIGNMEVEPLIAIPVFIHDFLCIHPFNDGNGRMSRLLTTLLLYRNGFYVGKYISLEAKIAKNKDLYYDALGRSQIGWHEGEEDVVPFIKYLLGTVLAAYRDFADRFALVEIKLPALETVRRAALNKIGRFTKQDIRELCPSLSISSIEGGLRKLVSAGELKKEGSGKNICYYRLK